The DNA sequence GGACGATGGACCGGACAATGGCGAGCGCATGCGCATCATGGGCGGCATAATGGTCGGCCACGCCGGACTGGCGGGCATGTACATCAGCCCCGCCAAGGTCTTCGGCGGAGATCACCTCCCCCGTCGCGGCCTTCACCAGCGGCGGACCGCCAAGAAAGATGGTGCCCTGCTTGCGCACGATGATGGTCTCATCCGACATGGCCGGCACATAGGCGCCGCCTGCCGTGCAGCTGCCCATGACCGAGGCGATCTGGGGGATGCCCTTCGCGCTCATCTGGGCCTGATTGTAGAAGATGCGGCCGAAATGCTCGCGATCCGGGAACACTTCGGACTGATGCGGCAGGTTCGCACCACCAGAATCCACAAGATAGATGCAGGGCAGGTGATTTTCCAGCGCCACTTCCTGGGCGCGCAGATGCTTCTTCACCGTCATCGGAAAATAGGCGCCGCCCTTCACCGTGGCGTCATTGCAGACGATCAGGCATTCACGGCCTTCGACCCGGCCGACCCCGGTGATCAGGCCCGCGCCGGGGGCCTCATTGTCATACATGCCATTGGCCGCCAGGGCGCCGATCTCCAGAAAGGCAGACCCGGGATCGAGCAGGCGCTCGACCCGTTCGCGCGGCAGCAACTTGCCCCGGTCGACATGGCGCTGGCGCGAGGCTTCCGGCCCGCCAAGGGCCGCTTCGGCGGTTTTCCCGCGCAATTCGGCAAGAAGCGTCTCCATGGCCGCTTTGTTGGCGGCAAATTTGCTGCCGGACACATCAAGGCTGGATTTCAGAACCGGCATAACGCCTCCCAATGGAATTTTGTGCCTGCTTAGCCGCGCCCGGCGCATGTGTCACGCGGGCGTCATGCGAATTTGGAACAGAAGGCATGAGCGAAAGGCTTTGAAAAGGGAATCGAAATGGGCATGTTCTCCAGCATGGGCATCGACATCACCCCGCGCCTGCGTGCGATCGAATTCCTGAAGGATGTGCCGCGCCGCGCCATGCGGGCCGCGGGCAAGGAAGCCATCTGGTTCTCCATCTCAGCCGGCAAGCCACTCTACATGGCCGGGGAGCCTGCCGACATGCTGTATTTCGTGCTGTCGGGCACGCTGGGCATCTTCCGCGAGGGCCCGCACGGCAAGACCGAATTCGTCGGCCATATCCGGTCCGGTGAACCGGCGGGGGAAATGTCCCTGTTCCTGGGCGGGGTGGACCTGACCGGCGACGGCCAGCCGAATGACGCCCCGCACACCAGCTCTGTCTATGCGTTGCGCGATACCGAAGTGATCGGCATTTCCCGCAAGGGCTGGGAGCGGATGGTGCGGGCCGAGCCGGAATTGCTGGAAGCGATGATTCGCATCATCCTGACCCGGCTGGGCCGCGCCGATGACCGCTCGCCGAGCGCCGCACCGAAAGTCTTCACCCTGGTCGCCACCTCGCCGACGATTGACCTGAAGCTGCGCAGCCGCGCTATCAAGCGGTCGCTCGAACGCCTCGGCCGGAAGGCGATCATCGTCGACGAGCAGATGGGCGATGAACGTCCGGCAGCCTATTTCGACGAACTGGAGCGCACGCATGATGTCGTGATCCTCGTCTCGGCGATCGGCGACAATGCCTGGTACCGTCTGTCGATGCGCCAGGCAGACCGGATCTGGGTGGTCGGGCGCGCCGATGCCCGCCCCTCGAACCCGCTGATGCCGGACGACCAGTCCCCTGCCCGCACGCTGAAGCTCGTCGATGTCCTGTTGCTGCATCACAGTGATGAACGCCAGGGTGCAAAGCCCGCCCAATGGATGGAGGCCGCCGGCGCCACCCGCCTGTTCCACTGGAGCCGTGTGGACGGCCAGGATTGCGACCGGCTGGCCCGCATCATGGCCGGCGTCTCCATCGGGCTGATCCTGTCGGGCGGCGGCGCGCGGGCCTATTCCCATATTGGCGTGATCAAGGCGATGCGCGAGCTGGGCCTGCCCATCGATTTTGTCGGCGGGGCCTCCATGGGGTCCGTCGTGGCGGCGTGTGTCGCCATGGGATGGGATGATGACGAGATCGACCGGCGCATTCGCCAGGCCTTTGTCGACAGCAATCCGCTGGGAGACTATCACCTGCCCGTGGTGGGAATGGTCAAGGGGGCCCGGGTGAACGCCCGGCTGAGGGAGCATTTCGGGGAGGCCGAAATCGGCGAACTGGACATTCCGTTCTTCTGCACCTCAACCAATCTGACCTCCGGCGCGACCCGCATCCACCGCAATGGCCTTCTGCGCGAAGCCCTGCGCGCGACCATCTCGCTGCCGGGCATCCTGCCGCCCGTCGTGGATGGCAATGACCTTCTGGTCGATGGCGCCGTGCTGAATAATTTCCCGGCAGACATCATGCGCGACCTGCATCGCGGCTTCGTGGTCGGGTCGGATGTGACGCGCCAGCCGGAGAATATGGATCTCGCCGAATTCCGCGAGCCGCCGGGCTTCTTCCGCTGGGTGTTCAACAATGGCTTTTCCAGCCCGCCACCCATTGCCGGCCTTCTGATGCGCACCGCCACGATCCGTGCAGACACGAAATTCGGGCATGACATGGCCGATGTTCTCGTCCTGCCCCAGTTGGCCGATGTGCAATTGCGCGACTGGCACGCTTATGACGAAACGGTCGAGGCCGGCTATGTCGCCGCCAAGCTGGCCTTCGAGGGCAAGGCCGCCGCCATAAAGGAAAAGTGCTGCCCGGCCTAGGCCGTCTCGCCAAACAGTTCCCGGCCGATCAGCCAGCGGCGGATTTCCGAGGTCCCTGCCCCGATCTCGTAGAGCTTGGCATCGCGCAGCAGGCGCCCGGTCGAATATTCGTTGATATAACCGTTGCCGCCGAGAATCTGGATCGCATCCAGCGCCAGCTTCGTCGCCGTTTCGGCCGCATACAGAATGGCGCCTGCGGCATCCTTGCGGGTCGTCTCACCCCGGTCACAGGCCTTGGCTACGGCATAGACATACGCTTTCGCCGCATTCATCTGGACGTACATGTCCGCAACCTTGCCCTGGATCAGCTGAAACTCGCCGATCGACTGGCCGAACTGTTTCCGGTCATGGATATAGGGGATCACGACATCCATGCAGGCCTGCATGATGCCGGTCGGACCGGCAGAGAGCACCGCGCGCTCATAGTCCAGTCCGCTCATCAGAACGCCGACACCGCCATTCAGCGGGCCCATGACATTCTCTTCCGGCACTTCGCAATTGTCGAAGACCAGTTCACCGGTTTCCGACCCGCGCATGCCGAGCTTGTCCAGCTTCTGCGCGACGGAGAAACCCTGGAAGCCGCGCTCGATCAGGAAGGCGGTGATGCCGCGCGAGCCGGCCTCGGGCTCGGTCTTGGCGTAGACGACCAGCGTGTCGGCATCCGGCGCGTTGGTGATCCACATCTTGGTGCCGTTCAGCACATAGCGATCGCCCTTTTTCTCGGCGCGTAGTTTCATCGACACGACGTCAGAGCCCGCGCCGCTTTCGCTCATTGCAAGCGCGCCGAGATGCTCACCGGAGATGAGCTTGGGCAGATAGCGGGATTTCTGGTCGTCATTGCCCCAGCGCCGCAGCTGGTTCACGCAGAGATTCGAGTGCGCGCCATAGGACAGGCCAACCGAAGCCGAGGCGCGGGAAATCTCTTCCATCGCCACAACATGTTCGAGATAGCCGAGGCCGGTGCCGCCCCAGTCTTCCTCGACCGTGATGCCGAGCAGGCCAAGCTCGCCCATCTTGGGCAGAAGATCGCGCGGGAATATGTCCGTCCGGTCGATCTCGGCGGCACGGGGCGCCAATTCGTTCTGGGCAAAACTTGCCACGGTTTCACGGATCATGTCGGCGGTTTCGCCGAGATCAAAGTTCAATGTGGGATATGTGTTCGGGATCATGGCGGTGACCTAGCAATTCTTTCCCCGCCTGTCAGCCTAATCTTCATGCGCCATCATGCGGTAGAGATAATAGACTGACACAAACAGAAGGAAGCCGCCACCAAGCGTCATGAGCGGCCCGGTGTAGCTTTCCGCCGCAGCCTGTCCCATCTGCGTCGCGGGACGTGTCAGGATGCGGCGCAGCCCGTCATACAGGCCAATCGTGCCGAGACCGGCGAGCAGGGCAAAGGGCAGCCAGCGCAGTCCGTGCGGCGGCGCAAATCCGGCAAGGTCCTCCTCGGCGGGCGTCATCAGGCGGGACGTGTCGATCTCGACCGGCGCCAGATCGTCAATCACTTTCCGGTCCGATGGCGGCAGGCTGAGATTGTCGAGCGTCATGCCCTGCCCGCGCGGATCGGTCAGGTCCGGCGGCTGGTAGGCGCGGCGCCGGTCCGACATGGACGGCGGCGGCGCGTCATCCTCAGTGGCGTGGCCGTTCTCCCCGGCGAGGGCCGACACCGCCCGGGTGATCTCGTCCACCGTGGCATCTTCCCCGGCAGGCGGCTCGGTCTCACCGCTGGCCAGGGAGCCGTTTTCGCCCAGAATGCGGGTCAGTCTCTGGGCCACGGCGCGGGCTGCGGCCTGCGGGGCGCTTTCGCGGCCGGGCGCGGCCTGGGGCCGTTCGGGCGCAGACCCGGTTTCCAGAACGATGGCGCCGCCCCGATTGCCCGTCAGCCCGGACAGGCCGTCCCGCTCCGGCCGGACCAGTGCGCTGGGGATGGCGACGCGCTGCGAGGGCGTATCCAGGAACATGGCAACTTCCACGGCGCGGCGGCGCGCGAGACCGTCAATCACGCGGATCTGGCCATCCACCCTGCCCCGGCGCCAGCCATTCATGGCTTCGGCAGCCAGAATGCGATCCCCGGAATTGAGATGGGCGAGCACGTCCGAGCCCTCGAACGCCTTCAGGCCGATATTGAAGACGAATGAGGCCAGTGCATCGAATTCATTCTGGGCCAGCGGCGTGAAGACCTGCCGTGCCAGCTGGTCCTCGAGCCGTTTGAGGTCGTGATAGCGCAGGATGAGTTCGGCATCGAAAGGCGTGACGCTGAGCCCGGCGCGGGCGGTTTCGGTATGGCCATACCCGATCAGCCATTTGCCATCCGGCAGCTGGCTGGCACGCGCACGGAAGCCCTCGAAACTCTTGATGAGTTCGACCCCCTTGTCGGATGTGCGCATTGTCCGGGCCATGAAGATGGCTCCCATTTTGGGACAGTCTGGTTTTTTTCTACGGTCAGGCGCTGCAAAACTCGCGCCTTTTCACCCGAGAGGCGAGATTTGGCCGGAGTCTGCCCAGATCACAGGAGGACGAGAGACGCCAGGCCAAGAAAGCTGAAAAACGCCATCACATCGGTCAGCGTCAGCACGAAGACGGAAGAGGCCACGGCCGGGTCCGCGCCCAGCCGCTTCAGGCCAAGCGGCACGAGAATGCCGGACAGGCCCGCCCAGATGAAGGTCGCCAGCATGGCCGCGCCAATGACGAGCGCCAGATGGACGTCGCGGAACCAGAGCAGCGAGATCAGGCCCACACCAAGCGCGAAGATCGCACCGTTCACGCACCCGCTGAGCACTTCCCGCAAAATGGCCCGGCGCGCGGCGTCGCCATCCAGCTGGCGCTCTGCAATGGCGCGCACGGCCACGGCAAGTCCCTGGCTGCCGGCATTGCCGCCCAGCGCCGCCACGACCGGCATCAGCACTGCCAGCGCCACGACCTGCGCAATCGCGCCCTCGAACAGCGAGATGATGGCCGAGGCGATGAACGCCGTGAACAGGTTCACGCCCAGCCAGGGGGCCCGCGCCTTCACGGTATCCCAGACGGAATCGGCCCCGTCGGCCGATGTCACGTTCAGCAGGGAGAGCAGGTCTTCGGCGTTCTCTTCCTGCATGACATCCACCATGTCGTCGACGGTGATCATGCCGACCAGCCGGCCGCCTTCATCGGTCACCGGCGCCGATGCCAGCGAGTATTTGCGGAACTGGAAGGCCACCTCCTCCTGGTCCATGTCGGGCTTCAGCGACGAGAGCGGATCCTGCATGATGTCCGACAGGGGCACATCGCGCGGCGTACGCAACAACGTGGCCAGCTGCACGATGCCGATCAGCCGGTGGCCCGGATCGATGACATAGAGTTCGTAGAACACTTCGGGCAATTCCTCGCCCAGTTCCCGCGCATGATCGATGGCGTGGCCGACGCTCCAGTATTCCGGCGCGGCGACGAATTCCGTCTGCATGAGACGGCCGGCCGTGTCCTCCTCATAGGAGAGGCCGCGCTCCAGCTGGGCCCGGTCAATCGGCGCAAGGTCTTCCAGGATGCGCTCGCGCCGGTCGTCTTCCAGGTCTTCAAGGATGGTGGTGGCGTCATCGGAATCCAGTTCGTCCAGCGCGCTGGCCACCACCGCGTCCGGCAGCACTTCGACCGCCTCTTCCCGATAGGAATCGCGCAGTTCGATCAGGATGTCGGCGGGCAGCTCCCCGCCCAGGAGTTCCACCGCATCGGAGAAGGTGTCGAAGGACAGCGCCTCCAGCGCATCCGCAGCATCCGCCGGGTGCATCCGCTGCAGCATGCGGGCCAGCCAGCGCGTGTCCTTCTCGTCGATGGCGTCGATGATGTCGTCCAGCAGATCCGGGTCAACATTCGGCGTCTCGGCAGATGGAGTGGGCTGAGGGGACGTGTCTGTCATAGCGCCTCTCATGCCGGGGTTACGCGGCGTCGGCAAGAACCGAATATGCGAAGCTGACAGGGATTCGCGGGAAAGTCACAGGCGGCCCACAGGGGCACGTGCGAGGCGATGACTGCAGCGTCGGCGCATCAGGAAATCGGGGATGAGTCTTTCAATTCATTCGATTGCTAAAATCGATCCTCGATCGATTTTTGGCGCCGGGCGCCACCGCAGCAGCCATGAGCGGCGTCCATCGCGAAATGAAATGAAGCGGGGATGAGTCTTTCAATTCATTCGATTGCTAAAATCGATCCTCGATCGATTTTTGGCGCCGGGCGCCACCGCAGCAGCCATGAGCGGCGTCCATCGCGGAATGAAATGAAGCGGGGATGAGTCTTTCAATTCATTCGATTGCTAAAATCGATCCTCGATCGATTTTTGGCGCCGGGCGCCACCGCAGCAGCCATGAGCGGCGTCCATCGCGGAATGAAATGAAGCGGGGATGAGTCTTTCAATTCATTCGATTGCTAAAATCGATCCTCGATCGATTTTTGGCGCCGGGCGCCACCGCAATCGAATGGTGCGGTCGAGAGGACTCGAACCTCCACGGGTTGCCCCACAGCGACCTCAACGCTGCGCGTCTACCAATTCCGCCACGACCGCACGTATCTCATTCGAGGCAGACGGGCCGTATAAGGCGACACCGGGTCTTTGTGAAGCCCTGAATGTCGCCTATATGCGCCCGATGATGCAGAAATATCCCGACACCGAATGGGCCGTGTCCGATGGCCTGATTCCCTATGAGGCAGCGGTGCAATTCATGGAGGCCAGAGCCCGCGCGATCCGCGAGGACGGCGCGCCGGAACTGGTCTGGTTTCTGGAGCATCCGCCGCTCTACACATCGGGCACATCAGCCAAGGCCAGCGATTTGCGCGACCCGGCCCGCTTTCCCGTTTTCGATGCCGGGCGGGGCGGCGAATATACCTATCACGGCCCCGGACAGCGGGTGGCCTACATGATGCTGGACGTGGCCCGCCGTGGCCGGGACGTCCGCGCCTTCGTGCACAATCTGGAAGCCTGGATCATCGCCGCGCTGGCCGCCTTCAATGTCGAGGCCGGCCCGCGCGATGGCCGTGTCGGCGTCTGGGTTGACCGCACGCAATCCGGCGGCCCGCTGCGCGAGGACAAGATCGCCGCCATCGGTGTGCGCCTGAAGAAATGGGTCAGCTTCCACGGCATCTCGCTGA is a window from the Hyphomonas sp. genome containing:
- the mgtE gene encoding magnesium transporter, with translation MTDTSPQPTPSAETPNVDPDLLDDIIDAIDEKDTRWLARMLQRMHPADAADALEALSFDTFSDAVELLGGELPADILIELRDSYREEAVEVLPDAVVASALDELDSDDATTILEDLEDDRRERILEDLAPIDRAQLERGLSYEEDTAGRLMQTEFVAAPEYWSVGHAIDHARELGEELPEVFYELYVIDPGHRLIGIVQLATLLRTPRDVPLSDIMQDPLSSLKPDMDQEEVAFQFRKYSLASAPVTDEGGRLVGMITVDDMVDVMQEENAEDLLSLLNVTSADGADSVWDTVKARAPWLGVNLFTAFIASAIISLFEGAIAQVVALAVLMPVVAALGGNAGSQGLAVAVRAIAERQLDGDAARRAILREVLSGCVNGAIFALGVGLISLLWFRDVHLALVIGAAMLATFIWAGLSGILVPLGLKRLGADPAVASSVFVLTLTDVMAFFSFLGLASLVLL
- a CDS encoding patatin-like phospholipase family protein, with the protein product MFSSMGIDITPRLRAIEFLKDVPRRAMRAAGKEAIWFSISAGKPLYMAGEPADMLYFVLSGTLGIFREGPHGKTEFVGHIRSGEPAGEMSLFLGGVDLTGDGQPNDAPHTSSVYALRDTEVIGISRKGWERMVRAEPELLEAMIRIILTRLGRADDRSPSAAPKVFTLVATSPTIDLKLRSRAIKRSLERLGRKAIIVDEQMGDERPAAYFDELERTHDVVILVSAIGDNAWYRLSMRQADRIWVVGRADARPSNPLMPDDQSPARTLKLVDVLLLHHSDERQGAKPAQWMEAAGATRLFHWSRVDGQDCDRLARIMAGVSIGLILSGGGARAYSHIGVIKAMRELGLPIDFVGGASMGSVVAACVAMGWDDDEIDRRIRQAFVDSNPLGDYHLPVVGMVKGARVNARLREHFGEAEIGELDIPFFCTSTNLTSGATRIHRNGLLREALRATISLPGILPPVVDGNDLLVDGAVLNNFPADIMRDLHRGFVVGSDVTRQPENMDLAEFREPPGFFRWVFNNGFSSPPPIAGLLMRTATIRADTKFGHDMADVLVLPQLADVQLRDWHAYDETVEAGYVAAKLAFEGKAAAIKEKCCPA
- the lipB gene encoding lipoyl(octanoyl) transferase LipB; protein product: MQKYPDTEWAVSDGLIPYEAAVQFMEARARAIREDGAPELVWFLEHPPLYTSGTSAKASDLRDPARFPVFDAGRGGEYTYHGPGQRVAYMMLDVARRGRDVRAFVHNLEAWIIAALAAFNVEAGPRDGRVGVWVDRTQSGGPLREDKIAAIGVRLKKWVSFHGISLNVEPDLEHFTGITPCGISDPRYGITSLVDLGIPASMDDVDMALKDAFETVFESRLVRAPAPLQAVS
- a CDS encoding isovaleryl-CoA dehydrogenase, which gives rise to MIPNTYPTLNFDLGETADMIRETVASFAQNELAPRAAEIDRTDIFPRDLLPKMGELGLLGITVEEDWGGTGLGYLEHVVAMEEISRASASVGLSYGAHSNLCVNQLRRWGNDDQKSRYLPKLISGEHLGALAMSESGAGSDVVSMKLRAEKKGDRYVLNGTKMWITNAPDADTLVVYAKTEPEAGSRGITAFLIERGFQGFSVAQKLDKLGMRGSETGELVFDNCEVPEENVMGPLNGGVGVLMSGLDYERAVLSAGPTGIMQACMDVVIPYIHDRKQFGQSIGEFQLIQGKVADMYVQMNAAKAYVYAVAKACDRGETTRKDAAGAILYAAETATKLALDAIQILGGNGYINEYSTGRLLRDAKLYEIGAGTSEIRRWLIGRELFGETA
- a CDS encoding lysozyme, which codes for MARTMRTSDKGVELIKSFEGFRARASQLPDGKWLIGYGHTETARAGLSVTPFDAELILRYHDLKRLEDQLARQVFTPLAQNEFDALASFVFNIGLKAFEGSDVLAHLNSGDRILAAEAMNGWRRGRVDGQIRVIDGLARRRAVEVAMFLDTPSQRVAIPSALVRPERDGLSGLTGNRGGAIVLETGSAPERPQAAPGRESAPQAAARAVAQRLTRILGENGSLASGETEPPAGEDATVDEITRAVSALAGENGHATEDDAPPPSMSDRRRAYQPPDLTDPRGQGMTLDNLSLPPSDRKVIDDLAPVEIDTSRLMTPAEEDLAGFAPPHGLRWLPFALLAGLGTIGLYDGLRRILTRPATQMGQAAAESYTGPLMTLGGGFLLFVSVYYLYRMMAHED